A single region of the Triticum dicoccoides isolate Atlit2015 ecotype Zavitan chromosome 2B, WEW_v2.0, whole genome shotgun sequence genome encodes:
- the LOC119364261 gene encoding uncharacterized protein LOC119364261 isoform X4 has translation MVDGGSISSWIESCQEAGAWARCMGGCSPPLPCGAADAGISGWATDRGLSGWATTPAAGAIPMDSGTTRNIQVIEGTSIHITWVAMKDVFPSQVLIGVGIGLYKLGFPAVGFPPSPAYFPSSKSE, from the exons ATGGTTGACGGCGGCTCGATCAGCTCCTGGATTGAGAGCTGCCAGGAGGCTGGGGCTTGGGCGCGATGCATGGGAGGCTGCAGTCCACCTCTTCCTTGTGGTGCAGCGGACGCCGGCATCAGCGGGTGGGCGACAGACCGCGGCCTCAGCGGGTGGGCGACGACACCTGCAGCTGGTGCTATACCCATGGATTCCGGCACAACTCGAAACATTCAG GTGATTGAAG GTACGAGCATACATATAACATGGGTTGCCATGAAAGATGTCTTCCCATCTCAG GTACTGATCGGTGTTGGAATTGGGCTTTATAAACTTGGCTTTCCAGCAGTTGGTTTTCCTCCATCGCCTGCTTATTTTCCCTCTTCGAAGAGTGAATAA
- the LOC119364261 gene encoding uncharacterized protein LOC119364261 isoform X1 — protein MVDGGSISSWIESCQEAGAWARCMGGCSPPLPCGAADAGISGWATDRGLSGWATTPAAGAIPMDSGTTRNIQVIEGTSIHITWVAMKDVFPSQVDKCVEIGLPELILMVAFSQVLQIKLYMQLMGLHDSHFNISSWKPLSVSMNNCRWSVARLHCLVGYFLHGVVEEFSEAWFILRATFSLSFY, from the exons ATGGTTGACGGCGGCTCGATCAGCTCCTGGATTGAGAGCTGCCAGGAGGCTGGGGCTTGGGCGCGATGCATGGGAGGCTGCAGTCCACCTCTTCCTTGTGGTGCAGCGGACGCCGGCATCAGCGGGTGGGCGACAGACCGCGGCCTCAGCGGGTGGGCGACGACACCTGCAGCTGGTGCTATACCCATGGATTCCGGCACAACTCGAAACATTCAG GTGATTGAAG GTACGAGCATACATATAACATGGGTTGCCATGAAAGATGTCTTCCCATCTCAG GTAGACAAGTGTGTGGAAATTGGACTTCCAGAACTCATCCTAATGGTCGCATTTTCTCAG GTACTTCAAATCAAACTCTACATGCAATTGATGGGGCTACATGATAGTCACTTTAATATATCTTCTTGGAAGCCGCTTAGTGTTTCCATGAATAATTGTCGCTGGTCTGTTGCACGCCTTCATTGTTTGGTGGGCTACTTCCTGCATGGTGTGGTTGAAGAATTTTCAGAGGCATGGTTCATCTTGCGTGCAACTTTTAGCTTGAGTTTCTATTGA
- the LOC119364261 gene encoding uncharacterized protein LOC119364261 isoform X3: MVDGGSISSWIESCQEAGAWARCMGGCSPPLPCGAADAGISGWATDRGLSGWATTPAAGAIPMDSGTTRNIQVIEGTSIHITWVAMKDVFPSQVMKMAYLYFLTQVLIGVGIGLYKLGFPAVGFPPSPAYFPSSKSE, from the exons ATGGTTGACGGCGGCTCGATCAGCTCCTGGATTGAGAGCTGCCAGGAGGCTGGGGCTTGGGCGCGATGCATGGGAGGCTGCAGTCCACCTCTTCCTTGTGGTGCAGCGGACGCCGGCATCAGCGGGTGGGCGACAGACCGCGGCCTCAGCGGGTGGGCGACGACACCTGCAGCTGGTGCTATACCCATGGATTCCGGCACAACTCGAAACATTCAG GTGATTGAAG GTACGAGCATACATATAACATGGGTTGCCATGAAAGATGTCTTCCCATCTCAGGTGATGAAGATGGCGTACCTTTATTTTTTGACACAA GTACTGATCGGTGTTGGAATTGGGCTTTATAAACTTGGCTTTCCAGCAGTTGGTTTTCCTCCATCGCCTGCTTATTTTCCCTCTTCGAAGAGTGAATAA
- the LOC119364261 gene encoding uncharacterized protein LOC119364261 isoform X2, with protein sequence MHGRLQSTSSLWCSGRRHQRVGDRPRPQRVGDDTCSWCYTHGFRHNSKHSGTSIHITWVAMKDVFPSQVDKCVEIGLPELILMVAFSQVLQIKLYMQLMGLHDSHFNISSWKPLSVSMNNCRWSVARLHCLVGYFLHGVVEEFSEAWFILRATFSLSFY encoded by the exons ATGCATGGGAGGCTGCAGTCCACCTCTTCCTTGTGGTGCAGCGGACGCCGGCATCAGCGGGTGGGCGACAGACCGCGGCCTCAGCGGGTGGGCGACGACACCTGCAGCTGGTGCTATACCCATGGATTCCGGCACAACTCGAAACATTCAG GTACGAGCATACATATAACATGGGTTGCCATGAAAGATGTCTTCCCATCTCAG GTAGACAAGTGTGTGGAAATTGGACTTCCAGAACTCATCCTAATGGTCGCATTTTCTCAG GTACTTCAAATCAAACTCTACATGCAATTGATGGGGCTACATGATAGTCACTTTAATATATCTTCTTGGAAGCCGCTTAGTGTTTCCATGAATAATTGTCGCTGGTCTGTTGCACGCCTTCATTGTTTGGTGGGCTACTTCCTGCATGGTGTGGTTGAAGAATTTTCAGAGGCATGGTTCATCTTGCGTGCAACTTTTAGCTTGAGTTTCTATTGA